The Hippoglossus hippoglossus isolate fHipHip1 chromosome 21, fHipHip1.pri, whole genome shotgun sequence genome contains a region encoding:
- the ndp gene encoding norrin translates to MKPSISAGPPSGLLLVLMCCPLLGSVQSAGGKKAGDNGHPHLGDSDPERCMRHHFVETITHPIYKCNSKMVLLARCEGHCSHTTRSDPLISFSSVLKQPFKSTCSCCRPHTSKLKAVRLRCSGGTRITATYRYILACNCEECS, encoded by the exons ATGAAACCTTCGATCTCTGCGGGGCCCCCTTCTGGCCTGCTGCTCGTCCTGatgtgctgccccctgctgggcTCGGTGCAGTCGGCCGGCGGCAAGAAGGCCGGTGATAATGGACACCCGCACCTGGGGGACTCTGACCCGGAGCGATGCATGAGGCACCACTTTGTGGAGACCATTACACATCCCATTTATAAGTGCAACTCCAAG ATGGTGCTGCTGGCGCGCTGCGAGGGCCACTGCAGCCACACCACCCGCTCCGACCCCCTCATCTCCTTCAGCTCCGTGCTCAAGCAGCCCTTCAAGAgcacctgctcctgctgccGGCCGCACACCTCCAAGCTGAAGGCCGTGAGGCTGCGCTGCTCCGGCGGGACTCGCATCACAGCCACTTACAGATACATCCTCGCCTGCAACTGCGAGGAGTGCAGCTGA